Below is a genomic region from Demequina sp. NBRC 110054.
GATCGCGAGCTTGTCCGAGTTCCAGTAGCCGACGAACGTGCCGATCACCGACAGACCCGCGAACAGCCACAGGTACTGGCCGCCGGCGACGGCCGTCCCGAGCGCGAGCATGACCATCCACATGGCCACGAAGAGCCCGAAGGTCTTCAGCCCGTTGAAGTGATTGCTACCGCCCACTGTTCCTCAGCCTCCATCGATGAATCCACCAGGAGAACGGGCATCGGCGCGCCGCGGTTCCCCGTGACGCGCCGATTCTCTCACCCCTCAGCGCAGCGATTCCGCACACTGAGGACCGAGATGGCTGGGAGATCCAGCCGCGGTCAGTCGCGGCCGAGCGCGATGTCCGTCATCTCGTCGCGCGGCACGACCTTGATGCGCTCGCGCCCCTCGCCCTCGCCGAGCGCACGCTCGTAGGCGTCGAGAGCCTCCCAGCCGGACCACTCGACCACGGGCACGTCGCGGGACTTGAGCAGGCGAAGGACGTTGTCGGGGCTCAGCTGCTCGGCGCCGGCCTGCGAGTTCTCGTAGAGCGCCTCGGAGTCGGCGACGAGGTTCGCGATGGTCTCCTGCGCGTCGGACTTGGTGTGGCCGATGAGGCCCACGGGGCCGCGCTTGATCCAGCCGGTCGCGTAGAAGCCGGGGACCTGCGCGCCGGACTCGTCGACCACTCGGCCACCCTCGTTGCGGATCGTGCCCCTGCGATCGTCGAACGGCACGCCGTCGATCTCGGTGCCCCAGTAGCCGACCGCGCGGTACACGGCCTGGACGGGGTAGTCGAGGAACTCTCCGGTGCCCTTGACCGAGGCGTCGCCCTGCAGCGCGGTGCGCTCCATGCGGATGCCGACGACCTTGCCGTCCTCGCCGAGGATCTCGACGGGCTGCTGGAGGAGGTGCAGGTGGATGCGGTGCGACGCGGTGCCGGGCTCCTTGAGAGTCCAGTCGGTGAGCGTCTTGACGACCTGCTTGGTCTGCTTGTTGGTCTCGGCCGCCTCGATCGAGGCGTCGTCGAAGTCGTAGTCCTCGGGGTACACGACGACGTCGACGTCCGGCACCTGGCCGAGCTCGCGCAGCTCGAGCGGCGTGAACTTCACCTGCGCGGGGCCGCGGCGGCCGAAGACGTGCACGTCGGTCACGGGCGAGGCCTTGAGGCCCTCCTCGACGTTCGCGGGGATCTCGGTGGACATGAGGTCCTGGGGGTGCTTCGCGAGGATGCGCGCGACGTCGAGCGCGACGTTGCCGACGCCGAGCACCGCGACCTCCTTGGCCTCGAGGGGCCAGGTGCGGGGCACGTCGGGGTGGCCGTCGAACCACGACACGAAGTCCGCGGCGCCGTACGATCCGTCGAGGTCGATGCCCGGGATGTCGAGGTCGGCGTCCTTGAAGGAGCCCGTCGCGAAGATCACGGCGTCGTAGTGCTCGCGCAGGTCCTGCAGCGAGAGGTCCGTGCCGATGTTCACGTTGCCGAGGAAGCGGATGTCGCCGCGGCCGAGCACGTTCGCGAGCGCGACGATGATCTGCTTGATGCGCGGGTGGTCGGGCGCGACGCCGTAACGCACCAGGCCGAACGGCGCGGGGAGGCGCTCGATGATGTCGATCGACACGTTGAGGTCGGTCTTGCTCAGGATGTCGGCGGCGTAGGTGCCGGCGGGGCCGGCGCCCACGATGGCGACGCGCAGCGGGCGGTTGGCAGTCACGATCAGCTCGATTCGTTCGGGGAGGGTCCTCGCCGGGGCCTGTCACCGGCGCGATGAGTCCAGAGTATAGGCACGTCGGCGTGCTCAAAATGCCTCGTTGCAGGGCTCGATCCCCCTGGGGGGATAGGCACGGATCCCCCGTGGGGGATGAGGACGATGCGACGGTCGCCGGGGAGGGGACGGCCGCCTGGGCCGACCGCGAGGGACGATGCGCTTGTCACCTCGCCGTCGCGGCCTCGGCCGCGTCGACGTCCTCGTAGCCCGCGAGGATCGAGGTGTAGGCGAGCGTGCGCCACGTGAGGTTCTGACCGTCGGCGAGGAGAGAGTCGACGAGCTCGCGGTAGAGCGCGAGCGTCTCGTCCGAGTACGTGCCGAGCTCGCCACGCAGGTAGGTCTCGAACGAGGTCGACTCGAGAGTGTCCTCGGCGGTCGTGAGGACGCGCATCGCGGCGCCGAGCCCGGGATAGTCCCGGTGGAAGTCGCGCGCCCACGGCACCTGGATCGCGATGATCCCCTCCTGCGCCGCCACCCGCACGGGAGACAGCGCGGGCAGGTGAGGCGCGAGCTCTCGCGCGTACCGCTCGGGCTCGGTGGACTCCATCATCCGCGCGTACTTCTCGGTGAGCAGGTTGCGCCCCGCGGCGTCCGCGTCGTTCAGGTCCGCGGCGTACGAGTCGAGCAGCCGCATGGGCCAGGTGAGGAACTGGCCGAGCCGCTGGACCTCGAACTCCGCGGGGTTGTCCTGGCATGAGGCGCGCCCGTCCTCGCCCCGCACGAGCTGGAACTGCTCCCACTCGTGCGCGACGATCTCGCGAGCGCGCTCCATCCGCTCGAGGCGCTGCTCCATGGTCTCGATCATGCGTTCACCTTCTCATCACAGCGCCCTCAGCCACGGGTTGCCGATCCGGGCACGCACCTGGTCGCGGTGCGCCTCGAGGAACGTCGAGTCGGCGGTGCTGAGGCGCTGCATCCGCAGCTCGACCACGACCTGCGCGCACACGTCCTCGATCGCCTCGGTGAGACCGTCGCGCGCGGGTCCCGATCCCGCGCCGCCCTCGCCGAAGCCTGCGCCCCCGAAGCATGCGGCCGACGCGAGGCGCTGCGCATCCGCGAGCCGGGCCTGCACGCGAGGCAGGCGCGAGACGGGTCGTGAGGCGAGGCCGCGCAGCGCCGCGCTCTGCCACTTGTAGTAGGGCAGGTAGCCGGCGGCGGTGGGCCGGTTGAGCAGGAACACGAGCGACGCGGACGCCTTGACGAACTCCGCGACCGCGAGCCAAGCGGCCTCCCCATCCCCACGCGCGAGCATGCGCGGCACGTTGTACTGTCCGGCCTGCGCCATCATCCCCAGGCGCTGACCGATGCGGGCGAGTCGCGCATCGTCCGGCATGCGCAGGAAGGCCCCGCGCACCGCGCTGAAGGCGCCGTAGGGATCGGCGAACACCTCGCCGTTGGTCGCCGCGGCGAGCGTCGCCTCCTCGAGCGTGACCCACAGATGGGGCTGATCGGCGGGCGGCGCCGACGGCAGGCCTGTGATGCCCTGGAAGAAGTCGGCGATCTCGAACACGCCCACCCTGCGCCCGTCACCCTGCGCGCGGGTCGTCTCGACGCGGGGCCCGTCGCCCATGAACGTGCTCGGCAGCGCGTCGTAGTCGGCCTGGAGGCGAGCGCCGATCTCGGCGTGGTCGGCCTCATCGAGCCACAGGCAGAAGCCCGGCCCGAAGTCGTGATCCCGCGACAGGTCGTCGTCGAAGCCGTAGCACTCGGAGCCGTGGCCGACGAGGCCGGCGGCGATGCGGCCACGGTGCTCGGGATAGCGCTCGAGCATCGGCCTGCCGTGCTCCTCCCAGAACGCGCGGGACAGCGCGAGCCCGGTCATGCGGGGGACGGAGAGTGCGGGAGCGGCGTCCTTCGGGAGGGACGATGCGGGAGCGGGGTCGGTCTCGACGGCACGGGCCTCGGCCCCGCCGGTCTCCGCGCCTTCGGTCTCGCCTCCGCCACCCAGGAGCCGGGGCCCGGGGTCCGCCGCGGCGGCCTTCTCCGCCTGCGCGAGGTTCTCGGCCGTCACGGCGTGCTGGTCGCTCTGGGCGCCGTAGTTGGCGTCGACGATCGTGAGCGCCTCGCGGTACAGGTCGGCGGCGTCGGCGGGACGGCCCGAGCGGAA
It encodes:
- a CDS encoding DUF4125 family protein, whose translation is MIETMEQRLERMERAREIVAHEWEQFQLVRGEDGRASCQDNPAEFEVQRLGQFLTWPMRLLDSYAADLNDADAAGRNLLTEKYARMMESTEPERYARELAPHLPALSPVRVAAQEGIIAIQVPWARDFHRDYPGLGAAMRVLTTAEDTLESTSFETYLRGELGTYSDETLALYRELVDSLLADGQNLTWRTLAYTSILAGYEDVDAAEAATAR
- a CDS encoding FAD-dependent oxidoreductase, coding for MTANRPLRVAIVGAGPAGTYAADILSKTDLNVSIDIIERLPAPFGLVRYGVAPDHPRIKQIIVALANVLGRGDIRFLGNVNIGTDLSLQDLREHYDAVIFATGSFKDADLDIPGIDLDGSYGAADFVSWFDGHPDVPRTWPLEAKEVAVLGVGNVALDVARILAKHPQDLMSTEIPANVEEGLKASPVTDVHVFGRRGPAQVKFTPLELRELGQVPDVDVVVYPEDYDFDDASIEAAETNKQTKQVVKTLTDWTLKEPGTASHRIHLHLLQQPVEILGEDGKVVGIRMERTALQGDASVKGTGEFLDYPVQAVYRAVGYWGTEIDGVPFDDRRGTIRNEGGRVVDESGAQVPGFYATGWIKRGPVGLIGHTKSDAQETIANLVADSEALYENSQAGAEQLSPDNVLRLLKSRDVPVVEWSGWEALDAYERALGEGEGRERIKVVPRDEMTDIALGRD
- a CDS encoding tetratricopeptide repeat protein — its product is MEEARPGSGAYDVDAMLRGLDSILAGQDGPSAVPYLDDALAGARAAGDGGAVLTVLNEIMGLHRSLGSHDRSGQAADDALALIDELGLTGSEAHATTLINAATARRAAGDLDASRATYAEALAVAERSMPAGDRRLAALHNNLSMLHSEAGDAQGAYDELAKALAIVEGASTDPGRDIDVAGTLSNLSLVCHDLGRADEAEDLARRSLAIFRAGGHESNPHLAAALAGLAEVCFRSGRPADAADLYREALTIVDANYGAQSDQHAVTAENLAQAEKAAAADPGPRLLGGGGETEGAETGGAEARAVETDPAPASSLPKDAAPALSVPRMTGLALSRAFWEEHGRPMLERYPEHRGRIAAGLVGHGSECYGFDDDLSRDHDFGPGFCLWLDEADHAEIGARLQADYDALPSTFMGDGPRVETTRAQGDGRRVGVFEIADFFQGITGLPSAPPADQPHLWVTLEEATLAAATNGEVFADPYGAFSAVRGAFLRMPDDARLARIGQRLGMMAQAGQYNVPRMLARGDGEAAWLAVAEFVKASASLVFLLNRPTAAGYLPYYKWQSAALRGLASRPVSRLPRVQARLADAQRLASAACFGGAGFGEGGAGSGPARDGLTEAIEDVCAQVVVELRMQRLSTADSTFLEAHRDQVRARIGNPWLRAL